From a single Brassica napus cultivar Da-Ae chromosome C9, Da-Ae, whole genome shotgun sequence genomic region:
- the LOC106438279 gene encoding uncharacterized protein LOC106438279 isoform X1 — protein sequence MEKAWVWLPRASLEYFEGATGFVTASARRLGDPTEILCPCTHCRNLSHQVLDKVTEHLVIRGMDKKYMRSSCWSLHGERRSDMNDSVPQSETEAYGLLRTAYFDSGEPDEPPSDDTGGEPVHGEPDEDSEFRKKLRDAETPLYLTCSKHTKVSAIMALYRIKVKSGMSEAYFDQLLSALHDMLPEGNVLPKSTDSIKKFLKIFGFGYEMIHACKNDCILYRKQYEELETCPRCSASRWEIDKHSNEEKKGIPAKVLRYFPIKDRFKRMFRSARMAEDLRWHANNATEDGIMRHPVDSLSWAQVNNKWPEFASEARNLRLGLSTDGMNPFSIQNTKYSTWPVLLVNYNLPPTLCMKAENVMLTMLIPGPTAPSNNIDVYLEPLVEDLQELWSEGIQVYDSFLKEKFTLKAMLLWTISDYPALGSLAGCKVKGKQACNVCGKDTPNRWLKFSRKYVYLGNRKRLSPGHHYRRRKGWFDNTVEKGTANRIQTGAEIFATLKNFRNDFGRSLAKKKKRKRNVVSEDEVAEDEENDETSDQWRWKKRSIFFDLPYWKDLPVRHNIDVMHVEKNLSDALLSTLMQSAKSKDGLKARQDLEDIGIRKNLHTQVRGKRFYLPPATYWLSKEEKKIFCQRLSAFRGPDGYCGNIANVVSINPPMIGSLKSHDHHVLIQNLLPAALRGLLPRGPRVAVTRVCNYFNRLCQRAIDAEKLITLENEFVETMCQLERFFPPSLFDIMFHLPLHLAREARLGGPVHFRWMYPFERYMKTLKAYVKNFARPEACMAEGYLAGECIAFCLEFLKNSVPVEEVLNRNEDIQSDGMVLEGRPLQKGTELILSEKDRDIAHRYVLMNMAIMDPYVEKHLQELQDNDVRLATNETLLWKHHTQQFAEWVKNKIPSNSKEHSTKLRWLAFGPRFTAHTNKGFVINGNRFHIQSVKRKTQNSGVTYEAFSMCRSSARDTRHTADMVTYYGVITEIILLDYHMFSVPLFKCNWANRGYGVKEEDGFTLVNLHVNQTPYLQDPYILPSQAKQVFYSREDEESPWYVVMRAPPRGYHELETEEDVVGAPLLAQEFDDTEQLSDDESFCVRDDCDGIIVAD from the exons ATGGAAAAAGCATGGGTTTGGCTTCCAAG ggctAGCCTCGAATATTTCGAAGGAGCAACAGGCTTTGTTACTGCATCAGCGAGGAGGTTAGGAGATCCGACAGAAATATTATGTCCCTGTACTCACTGCAGAAACCTTTCCCATCAAGTTTTAGACAAAGTAACGGAGCATCTTGTGATTAGGGGTATGGATAAGAAGTATATGAGGAGTTCTTGTTGGAGTCTTCATGGTGAGAGAAGGTCTGATATGAATGATAGTGTCCCTCAATCAGAAACAGAGGCTTATGGTTTGCTAAGGACGGCTTATTTTGATAGTGGTGAACCTGATGAACCGCCTTCTGATGACACTGGAGGAGAGCCTGTACATGGTGAACCTGATGAAGACTCGGAGTTTAGGAAGAAGTTGAGAGATGCTGAAACTCCATTGTACTTGACATGTAGCAAGCACACCAAAGTTTCTGCGATCATGGCCCTTTACCGCATCAAAGTAAAGAGTGGAATGTCAGAGGCTTACTTTGATCAGCTACTGTCGGCATTACATGACATGCTACCAGAAGGTAATGTACTACCAAAGTCGACTGATTCGATTAAGAAGTTCTTGAAGATTTTTGGGTTTGGCTACGAAATGATTCATGCGTGCAAGAACGATTGTATTCTCTATAGGAAGCAATATGAGGAGTTGGAAACCTGCCCAAGATGTAGTGCTTCTAGATGGGAAATTGATAAGCACAGtaatgaagaaaagaaaggaattCCTGCAAAGGTCCTACGGTATTTTCCGATCAAAGACAGATTCAAGAGGATGTTTAGATCAGCAAGGATGGCTGAGGATTTGCGATGGCATGCCAACAATGCCACTGAAGATGGTATAATGCGACATCCTGTTGACTCGTTATCTTGGGCTCAAGTGAATAATAAGTGGCCAGAGTTTGCTAGTGAAGCAAGAAACCTTCGACTCGGCCTGTCAACAGATGGTATGAACCCTTTCTCTATCCAGAACACAAAGTATAGTACTTGGCCAGTGTTGTTAGTCAATTACAACTTGCCACCAACTCTGTGTATGAAGGCTGAGAACGTCATGTTGACTATGTTGATCCCTGGACCGACGGCTCCGAGCAACAACATTGATGTTTATCTAGAGCCACTGGTTGAAGACTTACAAGAATTGTGGAGTGAGGGGATTCAGGTATACGACTCATTCCTGAAAGAGAAGTTCACACTAAAAGCTATGTTGTTGTGGACTATAAGCGACTACCCGGCTCTAGGTAGTTTGGCAGGTTGTAAAGTTAAAGGGAAACAAGCATGCAATGTTTGTGGAAAGGATACACCAAATAGGTGGCTCAAGTTTAGTCGCAAGTATGTGTATTTGGGGAATAGGAAGCGACTAAGCCCTGGACATCACTACAGACGCAGGAAAGGATGGTTTGATAATACAGTGGAGAAGGGGACTGCAAACAGGATTCAAACCGGTGCAGAAATATTTGCAACACTAAAGAACTTCAGGAATGACTTTGGAAGATctttagcaaagaaaaaaaaaaggaagagaaatgTTGTCTCAGAAGATGAGGTGGCTGAAGACGAAGAAAATGATGAAACGAGTGATCAATGGAGGTGGAAGAAACGATCAATATTCTTCGATTTACCGTACTGGAAG GATTTGCCGGTGCGTCACAACATCGACGTCATGCACGTGGAAAAGAACTTGTCTGATGCATTATTATCAACGCTGATGCAGAGTGCTAAGTCAAAAGATGGCCTCAAAGCGAGACAGGACTTAGAAGATATTGGAATCCGGAAAAACTTGCACACACAGGTACGGGGAAAGAGATTCTACTTGCCTCCAGCAACTTATTGGCTCAGTAAGGAAGAGAAAAAGATATTTTGTCAAAGGTTGTCTGCGTTTAGAGGCCCTGACGGCTACTGCGGTAATATTGCAAATGTTGTTTCAATTAACCCTCCTATGATTGGAAGTCTTAAATCCCATGATCATCATGTACTAATCCAAAATCTGTTACCTGCTGCGTTACGAGGGTTGCTTCCAAGAGGACCAAGAGTGGCAGTAACTCGAGTATGTAACTACTTCAACAGATTGTGTCAGCGTGCTATTGACGCGGAGAAGCTGATAACTTTGGAAAATGAGTTTGTGGAGACAATGTGCCAACTCGAGCGGTTCTTTCCTCCATCGCTCTTCGATATCATGTTCCACCTTCCTTTACACCTAGCAAGAGAGGCACGTTTGGGAGGTCCTGTGCACTTTCGTTGGATGTATCCGTTTGAgag ATACATGAAAACACTCAAGGCATATGTAAAGAATTTTGCTAGGCCAGAAGCATGTATGGCTGAGGGGTACTTAGCTGGAGAATGCATAGCCTTTTGTTTAGAGTTCCTAAAGAATTCTGTACCCGTTGAAGAAGTACTTAACCGTAATGAAGATATTCAGTCTGATGGAATGGTTCTTGAAGGTCGACCACTGCAAAAGGGAACAGAGCTTATTCTTTCAGAGAAAGATAGAGACATAGCACATCGATATGTTTTGATGAATATGGCTATTATGGATCCCTATGTTGA GAAGCACTTACAAGAACTGCAAGATAATGATGTTCGATTAGCAACAAATGAAACTTTGTTATGGAAGCATCACACCCAACAATTTGCTGAATGGGTGAAGAATAAG ATACCTTCTAACTCAAAGGAGCATTCTACGAAGCTGAGGTGGTTGGCCTTTGGACCAAGGTTTACTGCTCATACCAATAAAGGTTTTGTCATTAACGGGAACCGATTTCACATACAATCCGTTAAGCGAAAGACTCAGAATAGTGGAGTCACTTACGAAGCTTTCAGCATGTGTAGATCTTCTGCAAGAGATACAAGACATACAGCCGATATGGTCACATATTATGGAGTGATAACAGAGATCATTCTTCTCGATTACCACATGTTCAGCGTTCCTTTATTCAAGTGTAATTGGGCGAACAGAGGCTACGGTGTTAAGGAAGAAGATGGTTTCACCCTTGTCAATCTTCATGTCAACCAAACGCCATATTTACAAGATCCATACATTCTACCATCACAAGCAAAACAGGTATTTTACTctagagaagatgaagaatcgCCTTGGTATGTTGTTATGAGAGCACCACCGAGAGGATATCATGAACTCGAGACAGAGGAAGACGTTGTCGGAGCACCATTACTCGCACAGGAATTTGATGATACAGAGCAATTGTCTGATGATGAAAGTTTTTGTGTTAGAGATGATTGTGATGGAATTATAGTTgctgattga
- the LOC106438279 gene encoding uncharacterized protein LOC106438279 isoform X2: MEKAWVWLPRASLEYFEGATGFVTASARRLGDPTEILCPCTHCRNLSHQVLDKVTEHLVIRGMDKKYMRSSCWSLHGERRSDMNDSVPQSETEAYGLLRTAYFDSGEPDEPPSDDTGGEPVHGEPDEDSEFRKKLRDAETPLYLTCSKHTKVSAIMALYRIKVKSGMSEAYFDQLLSALHDMLPEGNVLPKSTDSIKKFLKIFGFGYEMIHACKNDCILYRKQYEELETCPRCSASRWEIDKHSNEEKKGIPAKVLRYFPIKDRFKRMFRSARMAEDLRWHANNATEDGIMRHPVDSLSWAQVNNKWPEFASEARNLRLGLSTDGMNPFSIQNTKYSTWPVLLVNYNLPPTLCMKAENVMLTMLIPGPTAPSNNIDVYLEPLVEDLQELWSEGIQVYDSFLKEKFTLKAMLLWTISDYPALGSLAGCKVKGKQACNVCGKDTPNRWLKFSRKYVYLGNRKRLSPGHHYRRRKGWFDNTVEKGTANRIQTGAEIFATLKNFRNDFGRSLAKKKKRKRNVVSEDEVAEDEENDETSDQWRWKKRSIFFDLPYWKDLPVRHNIDVMHVEKNLSDALLSTLMQSAKSKDGLKARQDLEDIGIRKNLHTQVRGKRFYLPPATYWLSKEEKKIFCQRLSAFRGPDGYCGLLPRGPRVAVTRVCNYFNRLCQRAIDAEKLITLENEFVETMCQLERFFPPSLFDIMFHLPLHLAREARLGGPVHFRWMYPFERYMKTLKAYVKNFARPEACMAEGYLAGECIAFCLEFLKNSVPVEEVLNRNEDIQSDGMVLEGRPLQKGTELILSEKDRDIAHRYVLMNMAIMDPYVEKHLQELQDNDVRLATNETLLWKHHTQQFAEWVKNKIPSNSKEHSTKLRWLAFGPRFTAHTNKGFVINGNRFHIQSVKRKTQNSGVTYEAFSMCRSSARDTRHTADMVTYYGVITEIILLDYHMFSVPLFKCNWANRGYGVKEEDGFTLVNLHVNQTPYLQDPYILPSQAKQVFYSREDEESPWYVVMRAPPRGYHELETEEDVVGAPLLAQEFDDTEQLSDDESFCVRDDCDGIIVAD, encoded by the exons ATGGAAAAAGCATGGGTTTGGCTTCCAAG ggctAGCCTCGAATATTTCGAAGGAGCAACAGGCTTTGTTACTGCATCAGCGAGGAGGTTAGGAGATCCGACAGAAATATTATGTCCCTGTACTCACTGCAGAAACCTTTCCCATCAAGTTTTAGACAAAGTAACGGAGCATCTTGTGATTAGGGGTATGGATAAGAAGTATATGAGGAGTTCTTGTTGGAGTCTTCATGGTGAGAGAAGGTCTGATATGAATGATAGTGTCCCTCAATCAGAAACAGAGGCTTATGGTTTGCTAAGGACGGCTTATTTTGATAGTGGTGAACCTGATGAACCGCCTTCTGATGACACTGGAGGAGAGCCTGTACATGGTGAACCTGATGAAGACTCGGAGTTTAGGAAGAAGTTGAGAGATGCTGAAACTCCATTGTACTTGACATGTAGCAAGCACACCAAAGTTTCTGCGATCATGGCCCTTTACCGCATCAAAGTAAAGAGTGGAATGTCAGAGGCTTACTTTGATCAGCTACTGTCGGCATTACATGACATGCTACCAGAAGGTAATGTACTACCAAAGTCGACTGATTCGATTAAGAAGTTCTTGAAGATTTTTGGGTTTGGCTACGAAATGATTCATGCGTGCAAGAACGATTGTATTCTCTATAGGAAGCAATATGAGGAGTTGGAAACCTGCCCAAGATGTAGTGCTTCTAGATGGGAAATTGATAAGCACAGtaatgaagaaaagaaaggaattCCTGCAAAGGTCCTACGGTATTTTCCGATCAAAGACAGATTCAAGAGGATGTTTAGATCAGCAAGGATGGCTGAGGATTTGCGATGGCATGCCAACAATGCCACTGAAGATGGTATAATGCGACATCCTGTTGACTCGTTATCTTGGGCTCAAGTGAATAATAAGTGGCCAGAGTTTGCTAGTGAAGCAAGAAACCTTCGACTCGGCCTGTCAACAGATGGTATGAACCCTTTCTCTATCCAGAACACAAAGTATAGTACTTGGCCAGTGTTGTTAGTCAATTACAACTTGCCACCAACTCTGTGTATGAAGGCTGAGAACGTCATGTTGACTATGTTGATCCCTGGACCGACGGCTCCGAGCAACAACATTGATGTTTATCTAGAGCCACTGGTTGAAGACTTACAAGAATTGTGGAGTGAGGGGATTCAGGTATACGACTCATTCCTGAAAGAGAAGTTCACACTAAAAGCTATGTTGTTGTGGACTATAAGCGACTACCCGGCTCTAGGTAGTTTGGCAGGTTGTAAAGTTAAAGGGAAACAAGCATGCAATGTTTGTGGAAAGGATACACCAAATAGGTGGCTCAAGTTTAGTCGCAAGTATGTGTATTTGGGGAATAGGAAGCGACTAAGCCCTGGACATCACTACAGACGCAGGAAAGGATGGTTTGATAATACAGTGGAGAAGGGGACTGCAAACAGGATTCAAACCGGTGCAGAAATATTTGCAACACTAAAGAACTTCAGGAATGACTTTGGAAGATctttagcaaagaaaaaaaaaaggaagagaaatgTTGTCTCAGAAGATGAGGTGGCTGAAGACGAAGAAAATGATGAAACGAGTGATCAATGGAGGTGGAAGAAACGATCAATATTCTTCGATTTACCGTACTGGAAG GATTTGCCGGTGCGTCACAACATCGACGTCATGCACGTGGAAAAGAACTTGTCTGATGCATTATTATCAACGCTGATGCAGAGTGCTAAGTCAAAAGATGGCCTCAAAGCGAGACAGGACTTAGAAGATATTGGAATCCGGAAAAACTTGCACACACAGGTACGGGGAAAGAGATTCTACTTGCCTCCAGCAACTTATTGGCTCAGTAAGGAAGAGAAAAAGATATTTTGTCAAAGGTTGTCTGCGTTTAGAGGCCCTGACGGCTACTGCG GGTTGCTTCCAAGAGGACCAAGAGTGGCAGTAACTCGAGTATGTAACTACTTCAACAGATTGTGTCAGCGTGCTATTGACGCGGAGAAGCTGATAACTTTGGAAAATGAGTTTGTGGAGACAATGTGCCAACTCGAGCGGTTCTTTCCTCCATCGCTCTTCGATATCATGTTCCACCTTCCTTTACACCTAGCAAGAGAGGCACGTTTGGGAGGTCCTGTGCACTTTCGTTGGATGTATCCGTTTGAgag ATACATGAAAACACTCAAGGCATATGTAAAGAATTTTGCTAGGCCAGAAGCATGTATGGCTGAGGGGTACTTAGCTGGAGAATGCATAGCCTTTTGTTTAGAGTTCCTAAAGAATTCTGTACCCGTTGAAGAAGTACTTAACCGTAATGAAGATATTCAGTCTGATGGAATGGTTCTTGAAGGTCGACCACTGCAAAAGGGAACAGAGCTTATTCTTTCAGAGAAAGATAGAGACATAGCACATCGATATGTTTTGATGAATATGGCTATTATGGATCCCTATGTTGA GAAGCACTTACAAGAACTGCAAGATAATGATGTTCGATTAGCAACAAATGAAACTTTGTTATGGAAGCATCACACCCAACAATTTGCTGAATGGGTGAAGAATAAG ATACCTTCTAACTCAAAGGAGCATTCTACGAAGCTGAGGTGGTTGGCCTTTGGACCAAGGTTTACTGCTCATACCAATAAAGGTTTTGTCATTAACGGGAACCGATTTCACATACAATCCGTTAAGCGAAAGACTCAGAATAGTGGAGTCACTTACGAAGCTTTCAGCATGTGTAGATCTTCTGCAAGAGATACAAGACATACAGCCGATATGGTCACATATTATGGAGTGATAACAGAGATCATTCTTCTCGATTACCACATGTTCAGCGTTCCTTTATTCAAGTGTAATTGGGCGAACAGAGGCTACGGTGTTAAGGAAGAAGATGGTTTCACCCTTGTCAATCTTCATGTCAACCAAACGCCATATTTACAAGATCCATACATTCTACCATCACAAGCAAAACAGGTATTTTACTctagagaagatgaagaatcgCCTTGGTATGTTGTTATGAGAGCACCACCGAGAGGATATCATGAACTCGAGACAGAGGAAGACGTTGTCGGAGCACCATTACTCGCACAGGAATTTGATGATACAGAGCAATTGTCTGATGATGAAAGTTTTTGTGTTAGAGATGATTGTGATGGAATTATAGTTgctgattga